From the genome of Lewinellaceae bacterium:
TTGAAATTTGATACCAGTTCCCTGGCCAGCATATAACCCGGCGACACCCATACGGTCAACTGTTTTGGATCGTCCGGATTGACACGGATATCCTGTAAATTGGCAAAAAAACTGGCAAAGCCACTCATGGCGCATGAAGGCAAAAAAGCAGCCTTGACGGAAAAAACATAGTCTTCAGCGGTAATGGGTTCGCCATCGCTCCAGCTTGCTTCCTGGCGGAGATTAAGCTCAAAGCGCTGGGAGCCCTTCCAGGGACCTTCAGCTTCGGTGACCGGCTCGGGCAGGGACTCCAGCAACAACGGCCGGTAAGTAAGATCAAACGGATCATACTCTGCCGCCGGCCAGAAAATATGACGGATTACCTGGGAGCCTACGACCGTTGAAGACATCATCGGCAACAGGCTCAGCGGTTCATCCTGGACCCGGATGGTAACGCGGAAGGACTCGGGAACGGAAGCATTTTCTGACTTGCGACAAGAAAACAGGCTAAAGAACAGGAAGAGTAGCGAACAAATCAGAACAGATTGCCTTTTATTCATCGGATATAGTTTATCTGGCGTCAACCTTACCAAAGGTAACGCGTATCGGGCGGCTTTATTCACGATTCGATATTAATTTATATGCAAAAAAAAGTTTTACTGGCGGGAGGTTCGGGATTGATAGGCCGTCAAATCAGGAAGGAATTGCAGGCCAAAGGATACCACGTATGTATTCTTTCCCGGGGAAAAAGCCAGCCCGGACAAGGCATTTATCATTGGGATCCGTTTCAAGGGATTATCGATCCGGAAGCGTTGTCCGGATGTTACGGGGTCATCAATCTGGCCGGTGCTGCCATGGTCCGCTGGCCGTGGACCACCTCTCGGAAGCAATTGCTGGTCGATAGCCGAGTCCGGTCTACGGCATTTTTGATAGACCAGATACTCCGTAGTAAACAGTACCCTGAAGTTTTTATCAATGGATCCGCCAGCGGCTATTATCCGGACCGAAATGATGAATGGCTGCGGGAAGATACCGCCCCGGATGATGATTTTTTAGGAAAGACCTGTGCGCTGTGGGAAGCTGCCTTAACGGACCGTGAACCACTTCCATTTCGTACCTGTATCGTACGCACCGGTTTGGTGACCAGTTACCGTGGAGGAATTTACCCCCTGATCACAATGAGCATGCATCTTAAGATTGCCGGGTATTTAGGGCGCGGTGAGATGTATTATTCCTGGATCCACATTGAGGATATGGCGCGACTGATGATTTTTTTATTGGAAAATAAGAACTCATCCGGATCCTATAACGGCACCAGTCCTCAGCCGCTTACCATGAAATCGTGGGTTCAGGCTATGGGCAGGCAGAAAAAAACCTGGATTACGATACGTATTCCGGCATGGATCATTCGGCTATTTACCGGCTCTTTTGCCGACATCTTACTTAAAGGGGGACGCCTGTCCGCGGACAAAATCCAAAGGGAAGGGTTCAAATTCCGGTGGACAGACTGGCCGGCAGCCATCAGGGATTTGGAATCAAGGAAGATCTAGTCGTGATCAAAAACCTCGATCTCTGCTACCTTGGTAACCAGATCGGTAAATTTCCCTTTGAAACGGGTGGCCCGTACGATGTGGTTATCGATCCAGTGGTAGTTGCCGCCACGGGGCTTATTCATCAGCAGATGATGGTATTTGAATCCGTATTCCTGCAGCCAAACCTGGGTGATGGCACGGTGTTCTTCCGTTCTGGAGGTAAAAAATGTAATGATATGACCTTCATCAAACCAGCGGTTGATCACCTCCAGTGCATCCGGGTACGGTGGCACTGTCCGCATGCGTTCCGGTTCTTCGTTAGGAACGTCATCGCAAATGGTCCCATCGATATCAATCAAAAAATTCTTTATTTCCGGGGGCAAGATGGGGCTTAATGCTTCTCCTTTTTCGTTGTATATCGGTTTCAGACTCTTGCTCTCTTGACTCATGATTCAATTTTGAGGGTGTAAAGATACAGATTTAGATGTTAGATGCCAGACTTTAGATTCTAGACTGATCTTACCACAATAATAACGTCTTCCGAAGATTAAAAGTTAATGGGGGGGAGGGTGTTTGGGTGTTGGGGTGTTTGATGTTTGATGTTTGATGTTTGGTGTTTGGGTGTTTGGTGTTTGGGTGTTTGATGTTTGATGTTTGATGTTTGGTGTTGGGGCGTCGTGGTGTCGTGGTGTCGTGGTATCACTGTGTATCAGCTCGCAAATCTGAAATCTGAAATCAATAATTTGAAATGTGAAATTCCCTCCCCGGAGGGGATCCAGGGGTGGGTAATACAGGGTATCGATGTTTGATTGTTTCTAGGTGTTTGATGTTTGGTGTTTGGTGTTTGGGCGTAACGGTGTTACGGTGTTTGATGTTTGGTGTTGGGTGTTTGGGTGTCACGGTGATATGGTATCAGGGTATCACGGTGTATTAGCTCGCAAATCTGAAATCTGAAATCAAATAATCTTAAATGTGCAAATTGTAATGGTATCAGGGTGTCATGGATTCTTTGTGTTGGGGTGTTACAGCGAAAGGCGAAAGGTGTTTCCCGAAAAGCGGTGTAGCTAATTGTGATACAGGAAATAATAAGCTTCCACATTGTCCAGATAGGCGCCATCAAATCCTGCATCGATGATGCGATCCAGATAAGCATCACCGTTGCCAAATAAGATTTCTTTCCAGGCTTCATTCCAGAACTCGACATAAATCTCATCCGGATAGCCTGGATAGTTTTTCTTCAACCAGGAAGGTTTGCCGCGTTTCCAGTCCGATTGCCAGTAATAACGATAGTTTTCCGCTGCTCCTATGTTTACGTAGGCCACCAATAGCCGTCGCCCCGCATTGGCCTTGAAACGGATTCTGGCCAGGTCCTCAGTGGTTAACGGAGCATCATTAAAAAAGAGGTCGATCAATACCAGATCATAATTGGTATTCGCGATGGCACTGAGCATATCATCCTTGGCGCTGAATGCATCTGTGCTGATCAGGTAAAGGAAATTGCGCGCGTCCTCCATCTCCAGGATATTCCGGGCGTTTTCATCTTCCAATGCCGAAGGAATGTACTGGTAATCGTAATTGTCACTGGTGCGGATGAAAGGTATAAATCCCAGCCCTTTATTTATCTGTAATGCTGCTGTATAGGCATTAGGATCATCAATGTATTCTGCGACAAAGACCGGTTTATGCTTCGCCAGCGATTTCGCTTCGCTTACCCGTTCCATATCTTCCATCCGGGACCCTTCGTAGTACAGTGACTCAATACCAAAAGCATCAACAGCGTCCAGATAATCCTGTTCCAACGCGCCATTGGGATCAAGATCAACAAATGCAAGCTCCATCCCATTTTGTGGAATGATGTTAAATCCGGGTTGCCTGTTTTTGGTATAAGCGCTGATCTCTTTCACCAGCGATTGCATTTCAGTGGCTGCCGCCGACTCCTGTTCTTCTTTGGAACACTGGACAAAAAGGATCAGTAAAAGGAGTAAATAATACTTGGTTTGGCAGGACATAACAGGTTGCAATTGGGTGGTGTGTATGTGTTTATGTGTTTATGTGTTTATTTGTTTATTTGTTAGTTGTATAGCTGTATATGCTTATATCGTCAAACGAGTGAAATGGTCATTGCATTTTATCGTTTTGCTCTGTATCCTTACCCTTTTGCGGGAAATTACAATCAACCGGATTTATTCTTGGACGTATTGCTATGCATCTACTGATGGTGCCAGCGCACGCCATGGACATTCATATCCAGGGTGTACAGAGACTTCATGGCCGTAATAAAAAGCGTCTTTTCCTTCTTCCCTCCAAAGGTCACATTCGCAGTCCATTGTTCAGGCACGCTGATGTGCAGGATCTGTTCGCCGGCCGGGTTAAACACGGTCACACCGTCTCCGGTGACGTAAACATTGCCCTGATTATCGAGCGTCATGCCATCGGAGCCCATCGGTGCAAAGGAACGACGGTTTTTCAGATCTCCGTTACGGTCAATGTCGTACACGTTAATTTTGCTACCCTGTATATCAGCCACATAAAGCTTCTTGCCATCCGGTGTGCCGATGATGCCATTCGGCCGCTGATAGTCAGCATCAACAACGCGGGGTTTGGCTGCATCCGGCGCCAGATAATAGACGCATTCCTGTTCGATCTCTTTCTCACTGTGATCCCAATAATCTCTTTTATAAAATGGATCGGTAAAATAGATGCCCCCTTTCGGATCGATCCAGAGGTCATTAGGCCCGTTGAGCAATTTACCCTCGTAACGATCGATCAACACCGACACCTGTTTTTGGGGATTGATCTTCCACAATTGATTGTGCTCATCGGCACAAGCCAGTAAATTGCCCTGGTCGTCGAAATACAATCCATTGGCCCGGCCGGATGGCTGCATCCACACCTCCAGCCCGTACTTTTTGCTCCATTTCAGGATCCGGTCATTGGGTTGGTCGGTAAAATAAACGTCACCTTTGCGGTCCACCGCCGGCCCTTCCGTGAAGGTATATTCCTGGGATGCGGGGGTCAGAGCAGCGCCCTGAGCTACCAGGTTGGTGGCGGTTCCAGTGATATCCTGGGCTTTTACATTTGTAATTGCAAAGAGGAACAATAAAAGATGTGTTTTATTTGAAATCTTCATATCTCCTAATTCTCTTCATAATAATATGAATAATCAATGGAGAAACTGGACCATTGCAAATTGAAATCCAGCCTTTGAGTTATTTTTTTGCCTGATTTGACCGGCAAAATCATACAATCCTCCGAATAAATATGCATGAATTTGTTGCAACCCTTTAGTCGTTCCTACTTCTAAGCTGTCAATAAAAGAACTTTCGAATAAGGCATAAGCCTTCGTTTTACTTTTTCCGTCTATTGTTTCATCGCTATAGGAAAACCATTCTATGAAACGGTTAGCCTTTTTACTAGGAAATTGCTTGCCCAAAGCAATAATCCCATCATAATCGAGCATATCAGATGACCTTT
Proteins encoded in this window:
- a CDS encoding TIGR01777 family protein, giving the protein MQKKVLLAGGSGLIGRQIRKELQAKGYHVCILSRGKSQPGQGIYHWDPFQGIIDPEALSGCYGVINLAGAAMVRWPWTTSRKQLLVDSRVRSTAFLIDQILRSKQYPEVFINGSASGYYPDRNDEWLREDTAPDDDFLGKTCALWEAALTDREPLPFRTCIVRTGLVTSYRGGIYPLITMSMHLKIAGYLGRGEMYYSWIHIEDMARLMIFLLENKNSSGSYNGTSPQPLTMKSWVQAMGRQKKTWITIRIPAWIIRLFTGSFADILLKGGRLSADKIQREGFKFRWTDWPAAIRDLESRKI
- a CDS encoding phosphoheptose isomerase → MSQESKSLKPIYNEKGEALSPILPPEIKNFLIDIDGTICDDVPNEEPERMRTVPPYPDALEVINRWFDEGHIITFFTSRTEEHRAITQVWLQEYGFKYHHLLMNKPRGGNYHWIDNHIVRATRFKGKFTDLVTKVAEIEVFDHD
- a CDS encoding endo alpha-1,4 polygalactosaminidase, with amino-acid sequence MSCQTKYYLLLLLILFVQCSKEEQESAAATEMQSLVKEISAYTKNRQPGFNIIPQNGMELAFVDLDPNGALEQDYLDAVDAFGIESLYYEGSRMEDMERVSEAKSLAKHKPVFVAEYIDDPNAYTAALQINKGLGFIPFIRTSDNYDYQYIPSALEDENARNILEMEDARNFLYLISTDAFSAKDDMLSAIANTNYDLVLIDLFFNDAPLTTEDLARIRFKANAGRRLLVAYVNIGAAENYRYYWQSDWKRGKPSWLKKNYPGYPDEIYVEFWNEAWKEILFGNGDAYLDRIIDAGFDGAYLDNVEAYYFLYHN
- a CDS encoding SMP-30/gluconolactonase/LRE family protein, producing MKISNKTHLLLFLFAITNVKAQDITGTATNLVAQGAALTPASQEYTFTEGPAVDRKGDVYFTDQPNDRILKWSKKYGLEVWMQPSGRANGLYFDDQGNLLACADEHNQLWKINPQKQVSVLIDRYEGKLLNGPNDLWIDPKGGIYFTDPFYKRDYWDHSEKEIEQECVYYLAPDAAKPRVVDADYQRPNGIIGTPDGKKLYVADIQGSKINVYDIDRNGDLKNRRSFAPMGSDGMTLDNQGNVYVTGDGVTVFNPAGEQILHISVPEQWTANVTFGGKKEKTLFITAMKSLYTLDMNVHGVRWHHQ